One stretch of Oryzias latipes chromosome 7, ASM223467v1 DNA includes these proteins:
- the LOC111947633 gene encoding uncharacterized protein LOC111947633, translating into MLLNFIWKNRFHYLKKSVLMNSYEKGGLNFLDFTTLNNTFKINWIKSYLKNPLSIWNIFPHHMFAKVGGFHFLLLCHYNIDKIPVKLSAFHRQTLRSWALIYKHNFSPHKFFIWNNRYILYKNNSLFYNNWFDNNILLVGQLFNHNGQLLRYEEFNLKYNLAVPPKEYAIVFDAVTNEICELFINTVLDANIPFISLSDTTIGKSCFNCARKNNKIIRVSAKCYFCSSAVFYWRKFIPDLPWKNVWTLHQKLLINNMMRDVSFKLLHRIYPTNQYMLRYKKTIDPNCTFCKEHPETISHLFWNCNTTKKLWKDCARFINYKLDSQYQIKFEHIIFGLHEKNIRSNVKLAINLIIIFGKFHIHKSKFSSSQLFFPLIIKELESYLHTISNSLKKKPGEASNAAILAAIESLKSMMTDFKSELQQNTLTISAIAKAVEFNSAEIKECKDKNKKLEEEVKHLKEKNVELEQRTSEMEKKTLESERYKRRWNLRLNGVKEEKGEDTRGIVADIITKIAPPWTEKVDNILDTVHRLGPTDVNRPRQIIIQFTGRRYRDELWRMTKHHPVCRDLNIRFAEDLIKEDREARKAVWPKVEQARKNGCKTMFRGPYAFINGQRVTP; encoded by the exons ATGCTGCTAAACTTCATCTGGAAAAACcgttttcattatttaaaaaaatctgtattaatGAACTCCTATGAAAAAGGAGGCCtaaattttcttgattttactactttaaataatacttttaaaataaactggattaagtcatatttaaaaaatccactcTCCATTTGGAATATTTTCCCTCATCACATGTTTGCTAAAGTAGGTggtttccattttcttctgctttgtcATTATAATATCGACAAAATCCCAGTGAAACTTTCTGCTTTTCACAGACAAACTCTTCGTTCATGGGCACTTATctataaacacaatttttcccctcataagttttttatttggaataatAGATATATCCTTTACAAGAACAattctttattttacaataattggtTTGACAATAATATCCTACTGGTGGGTCAGCTCTTTAACCACAATGGTCAATTACTCAGATATGAAGAATTTAACCTTAAATACAACCTTGCTGTTCCTCCTAAAGAGTATGCCATTGTTTTTGATGCTGTCACTAATGAAATCTGTGAACTCTTTATAAATACTGTACTTGATGCAAATATTCCCTTCATATCTCTAAGTGACACCACTATTGGAAAATCCTGTTTCAACTGTgccagaaaaaataacaagatcaTACGTGTTTCAGCAAAATGTTATttctgttcctctgctgttttttattggaGAAAATTTATTCCTGACTTGCCCTGGAAAAATGTTTGGACCCTGCATcagaaattattaattaataacaTGATGAGAGACGTGTCCTTCAAACTCCTACATAGAATCTATCCCACTAATCAATACATGCTCAGATATAAGAAGACAATTGACCCCAACTGTACCTTTTGTAAAGAACACCCAGAAACAATCAGTCACCTATTTTGGAACTGTAATACTACTAAAAAACTTTGGAAAGATTGTGCACgttttataaattataaattagACTCACAATATCAGATAAAATTTGAACATATCATATTTGGCCTACACGAAAAGAATATAAGATCAAACGTAAAATTGGCAATTAATCTAATTATAATATTTGGTaaatttcatattcacaaatcaaaattttcttcatcacaactttttttccctttaataaTTAAAGAATTAGAATCTTATTTACATACTATTtctaatagtttaaaaaaaaa ACCAGGAGAAGCCTCAAACGCCGCAATCTTGGCTGCAATTGAAAGCCTCAAAAGCATGATGACGGACTTTAAGTCGGAGCTGCAGCAAAACACTCTGACTATATCCGCTATCGCCAAAGCCGTGGAGTTTAACTCTGCTGAAATCAAAGAatgtaaagacaaaaataaaaagttggaaGAAGAAGTGAAACatctgaaagagaaaaatgtggAGTTGGAGCAGAGAACATcagagatggaaaagaaaacgTTGGAGTCAGAAAGATACAAGAGAAGATGGAACTTGAGACTGAATggtgttaaagaagagaaagggGAAGACACTCGAGGAATTGTGGCAGATATCATCACAAAGATCGCACCACCCTGGACAGAGAAAGTGGACAACATTCTGGACACGGTACACCGGCTGGGCCCAACCGACGTCAACCGCCCTCGTCAAATCATCATTCAGTTCACAGGAAGGAGATACAGAGACGAGCTGTGGCGAATGACTAAACACCATCCAGTCTGTCGAGACCTCAACATCCGCTTTGCAGAAGACCTCATCAAAGAAGACAGAGAGGCAAGGAAAGCTGTGTGGCCTAAAGTTGAGCAGGCGAGAAAGAATGGTTGTAAGACAATGTTTCGAGGTCCTTATGCTTTCATTAATGGTCAGAGAGTCACACCATGA